Part of the Capricornis sumatraensis isolate serow.1 chromosome 9, serow.2, whole genome shotgun sequence genome, CTCAGGGGACCAGAAAGCTGGCAGGGGTGAGATGGGAAACTGGAGGGGAGAGGTGGTGGAGAGCGGCAGAGTTGGGGTATGGGAGGTCAAGGGCGCCAGAAGATGGGGAACTGGAAGCCAGGAAATGGGGGTCTGAGGGAATAGGAGGCTGAAGGTCAGAAGGGGTGGACAGGGTCGGGGTAGGGACAGGTAGGAGGTGGGGGAATAGTAGTAGAAGGGGAAAGGTGGGTAggcaggtggggggaggggacaaGCTTCTGGTGGATGGTAGTTGAAGATAGAAACATGGAAGGTGGCAGTGGCTtgggggaggcaggtgggcaAATGGGAAGCCAGGAGGCCAGGATACGGGAGGCCAGAGGCTGCCCTGTCTCCTCAGCAAGAAGTTCCTATGGGAGGAGCTGGAGCTGGTACGAGAGGAGGTGACCTTCATTTATCAGAAGCTCCGTGAGTGCCCAAAGCCCATGGCCGGGAGGGCAGGGTGGAGGTCCTTCTACAGATTCAGCCCCCTTAAGTCCCCTCCCCATACAGAGGCACAGGAACAGGAGATCACAGAGAACCTGGTGAACATCCAGAAGATTCAGAAGACACAGGTGAAGTGCCGCAAGGTGAGcagagcagggtggggtgggaggggaaccTTGTGTGAGTTGGGGTATGGGGATCTCTGCTGGCCTCTACCATCATACTCCAgccagaaggcctgggttcaaatctcagttttGCTACTTACTGCTATGTGATTGTGATCAAGTCACTtctccttgagcctcagtttcttcatctgtataatggaTGTAACAACATGGCCCTGCCTGACTGAGTAGCTGCATTAACTGAGTGATAAGCTCTTTAAAGGCACCTTGGTATGCAATAAATGCTATATCACACCtttcaccattattattattgtttccccatccctTCCTGACCTTAGGTCCTGACCAAGATGAAGCAGCAAGGGTGCGAGACAGCCAACTGGCTAGAGACTGAGGAGTTGCCGCCAGGATGCAGTGGTTCCTGGAGGGATAACCTCCAAAAGGAGCTGGGTGACATATGGTGATGAGCTCCCCCTGTAACCTCTGACCCCGACCTTCATcttccctgccctctcctcccaaTCAGATCGAGCAGTGACCACTAGAACCTGGAACCCACCTGAGTCCAGGTCTCCCTCTCCCCCTGGGACTCGTCTCCACGCCTCCCCCACCACagcccccctgccccagccctgagcAGTCCAGAGTCCCCTGGAGGGCCCACAGATCACCATCTCCCCACAGGTCCGCTGTGCATGTGCTGCAGAACTCCTTTGATGGCCTCACCATATCCTCAGGGGGCCGCCCCAGGGCCGCAAACCTCAGGGGTGAGGGGGGCTAAGCAGCATTCCAGGGTTGGGGGGAGATCATTCTCTAGCTTCACACATGGAGGTCATGTCAGAAGCCATCTTTGGGGGTCACATCTGTTGGGTCTCCCCCCcgcagatatttatttatttttggttatgttgggtcttcatggctgtgcgagggctttctcaagttgtggcaagcaggggctactctcttgttgctgtgcatggacttCCTATtgaggtggtttctcttgttgaggaACATGGGTTCTAGATCCCGTGGGCTCAGTAGATGGAGCGTGGGCACTCCAGAGCACAGGATCAGCagatgtggtgcatgggcttagttgccccatggcatgtgggatcttcccaagccagggatggaacctgtgtcccctgcactggcaggcagattcttaatcactggaccaccagggaagtcctctgttgGGTCTTATTCTGTGCTCACATTAAATAATGTTCTGGGGTGACATTAGAGAGTCCCTGGAGGTTTCATCCAAGGGTCACTCAGGGTCACTGATCTTTTTTAAGGGTCAGTGGGATAAAATTTGGGACTTCCCaactggcactagtggtaaagaacctgcctgccaatgcaggagacataagagacatgggttgggtccttgggtcaggaaggtccgctggaggagggcatggcaacccactccagtattcttgcctggagaattccaagggcagaggagcctggcaagctacagtccaggggttgcacagagccgggcatgactgaagcaatttagcacacacacacacacacacacacacacacacacacacacacactggggtaAAATTCAAGGGTCACTGATTGAGATCATAGTTTGGGGTCATGTTGGGTCACATTCAAGGGACATGATCAAGGATCACATTATATCAAGGGTACTGGGCTCATATTCACAGACCACTGAAGGGTTACATTCAGGTTTCATGATAGAATCGCACGTGTCCCACCTGCAGGCTCTAAGGGACACAGATGCCTGAGCCCTCCTCTCCCCTGCTGGGACTCGGACTCAGACACGGACCAGGGCCCTCCCCAGCTACTGCTCAGCAAGAGCCGCAGCTCCTTCCCACCTGGTGCggatcctcccctcccccaacccacctTTCCCTTCCCCTTCTGGCTTGTCCTGGGGTCCCAGAATCTGGGCACCACCCCCAACTCCCAACCTGGATATCTGCTCCCTGACCTCCACGCCTGGGGTCCCCTGGACCAAGCCAGGTTCTGACCCACCCTCTCTCTCCGCAGCCTGAGCAGCCGGGACTGCTCTCCCTTGAAGACTcctccagaaagaaaataaactagcTGAGACCCTCATCTGCCTGTGAACTGTTGCTCCAGCTTCTTCCTGCGCCTGCAAGTGACCCCTTCAGTTTACTGCCCAGTCTTGGGCAAGATGTGGAGACCAAGCGGCTGAACAGGTCTAGAGTCAGGGGGCGGTGTGACACTGTGTTTAGTATATGACAAGGTCAGAGGTCAGTCTGTCCAGTTATTGAGTGACCAAACAGTCTCTTCCCCACTAGCCACCAGTCTTCCTTTCTGAGATGCCCTGGCGATCCTGCCTGCTGTCCCTACTgccaaatggggaaactgaggctcagagagggagggTCTCGttatcccaccctcttcctctcagcacccaccagggtcctccctcTTAACCTCGTCTTCGTTCCCTCATGGCTCGCCCCCAAAAGCAAGTGGGGCCCCGCCCCGATCACGCTAATGAGACATCGCGAGGCCCCGCCTCACGGGTTATGCAAATGATGTCCctgaggccccgcccctccctccgGCGCGGAGACTGCGCGGCGCGGCGCGGCCGGGCTGGCCGACCGCGTCTCCATCTCCGCGTTCGCCTGCTGGCTGGCGGTTGGTTTGTCTGTCCGTCCCGCAGCGCCGGGGCCGTCTAGGTGGAGCCAGGGCTCAGGAGGCGGTAGTGTCGACCCGGTGAGGGGGAGGGCCTCGGGGCGCCGCCTGTACCTCTTCTCGCCGGCTTCCGACCCTCGTTGTGTGTGTCTGGCCAGGGTTCGGTTCGTGTGGGTCGGGTCCCCTGCGGGTCCAgcgcggggagggggaggggaggctgcgaGCTGAGGCTTGGGGACCCAGCTAGGGGAGGGATGGATGGGGACAGTTCCCCGGTGAGGCTGACGGTGACTGGGTGGTTGTCGttatgtgtcagtgtgtgtgtggcatcaGGGGTGTCCGTGTGGTGGCTGTGTGACTGTGTCTCCCGTGGCTGTCTTTGTGTGATTGTCACCGTGGGTATCACTCTGATGGTGACCGTGTGGTGGTCGTGTTGCTGTGGCCGCCTTTGAGTGGCCCTGTGACTGCTCTCACAATGATTGTGTGGCTGTCTCGGTGTCTGTGTGGTTGTATGCACGTGACTGTCATTGTGTGCCTGTTGTGTGTTTTTTCTGATGGTGTGTGGGGGTCCATTGTTATGTGACTGATCGTGTGCCTTTCTTATGTGTCTGTGTGCAAGGCTATGCCATGGTCCCCGTATGTGCCCTTGTGTGGCCATGTGGATGTGGTTGTGGATGGCAGGGCTCTTCTGTGACAAGGTGGACCCGAGACTTAATATGTGTCATTCTGTGCCTTGTAATTGGGGGCGTGACACTGTGACCAGTTCTGTGACACCCCCCCCCCACTGTGTGTGGTGACTTTTTTTTGATGTGACTCTTAAGTGTATTGGTAGCCTTGAGTCTCTGTTGCTGATGGGGGTGGAGTAGGGGGCTGTATGTGGGGCCATGAGGTGTGTGAAAGACCTCCTGTTGTGTCCCAGTgactgtgtgtgttgggggcagggGATTTGTTTGATCTGCGTGGGTGTCTGTGACAGGCTGTGTGCACACCGTGCTGTGTGAGTGTGCAGTTGTGTGTAGTGGGTGTTGGGCACCTGTCTGAATGAGCGAGCCCATCTTGTTCATCACAAGGCTG contains:
- the CCDC159 gene encoding coiled-coil domain-containing protein 159 isoform X2; amino-acid sequence: MGEHEQVKPLETSCSKTKVKSTTMIPDCQKLLRCELESLRCQLQAQTKAFEFLNHSVTLLEKESCLQQIKIQQLEEVLGPTSHQGDKEGHKWDVVEGRQELYEALAQGLQGLQKSLHDNEEVQRARTTRCLQLLAQEIRDSKKFLWEELELVREEVTFIYQKLQAQEQEITENLVNIQKIQKTQVKCRKVLTKMKQQGCETANWLETEELPPGCSGSWRDNLQKELGDIWSAVHVLQNSFDGLTISSGGRPRAANLRGSKGHRCLSPPLPCWDSDSDTDQGPPQLLLSKSRSSFPPA
- the CCDC159 gene encoding coiled-coil domain-containing protein 159 isoform X3, whose product is MSLGFRPGSGEGQGKLCSKLGSGLWVGLRQVPTISVEVLGPTSHQGDKEGHKWDVVEGRQELYEALAQGLQGLQKSLHDNEEVQRARTTRCLQLLAQEIRDSKKFLWEELELVREEVTFIYQKLQAQEQEITENLVNIQKIQKTQVKCRKVLTKMKQQGCETANWLETEELPPGCSGSWRDNLQKELGDIWSAVHVLQNSFDGLTISSGGRPRAANLRGSKGHRCLSPPLPCWDSDSDTDQGPPQLLLSKSRSSFPPA